A window of the Bdellovibrio sp. ZAP7 genome harbors these coding sequences:
- a CDS encoding trypsin-like serine protease: protein MWMLLPLVALVACSNKNSGPSPEMQGEKIINGQTAAFDGDLSRSTVALVMVDADRTKSFCTGTLVSKDLVVTAAHCVDPLLSGYQVQVSFGSETYSSKNEGELREIERAYTYDMVYPPHGMADAMRSINELKDVALIKLVTQAPKWAVPVPILGSESSLAADQELLIAGFGRTQEDSSAMSKFLQWTNVNIVKVEDRRIEVDQTKGTGACWGDSGGPAYLKTDKGLVVVGATSGAAYGDQDCHHHVVYASLPGFRDFLVKVAEVLGGEALVFTE, encoded by the coding sequence ATGTGGATGCTGCTTCCTCTTGTTGCTTTGGTGGCCTGTTCTAATAAGAACTCGGGTCCTTCGCCGGAAATGCAAGGGGAGAAAATCATCAATGGTCAGACGGCAGCGTTCGATGGTGATTTATCGCGATCGACTGTGGCGTTGGTTATGGTGGATGCAGATCGTACGAAGTCTTTTTGTACGGGTACCTTGGTGTCGAAAGACCTGGTGGTGACGGCAGCTCATTGTGTGGATCCTTTGTTGTCGGGATATCAGGTTCAAGTATCTTTCGGCTCTGAAACTTATTCTTCCAAGAATGAAGGCGAACTTCGGGAAATCGAAAGAGCTTATACGTATGACATGGTTTATCCGCCGCATGGGATGGCCGATGCCATGCGCTCAATTAATGAATTAAAAGATGTGGCTTTGATTAAACTTGTAACTCAGGCCCCAAAGTGGGCAGTTCCTGTTCCTATATTGGGATCAGAGTCTTCGTTGGCGGCAGATCAGGAATTGTTGATCGCGGGTTTTGGTCGTACACAAGAGGACTCATCCGCTATGTCCAAATTCTTGCAATGGACGAACGTGAATATTGTGAAAGTTGAAGATCGTCGTATTGAAGTGGATCAAACCAAAGGCACAGGAGCTTGTTGGGGAGATTCCGGCGGGCCTGCTTATTTAAAAACGGATAAAGGCTTGGTTGTCGTGGGTGCTACCAGTGGGGCCGCCTACGGTGATCAGGATTGCCACCATCATGTGGTGTATGCTTCTCTTCCGGGGTTTCGTGATTTTCTGGTGAAAGTTGCGGAAGTTCTGGGTGGCGAAGCTTTGGTATTTACGGAATAA
- a CDS encoding RDD family protein produces MLFPDLSAPEINNSKQFKQEPAIAFVMDRFLALVLDFLIFSPVISLLVSGLVRQAKTFFLLNSRSEEGIVAALMILAVSAVAVVLLQAAFLYLIQATPGQFFLQMRVVSYPQQQTRLTFSQCLVRSVMWCASFAMFAIPFLGIIAHPLRRAFHEKASDTMVITLKSRHDRGPAPHEQRLITSWMQLSFAMLALVGFLGLMKSYHGLTAGEFQVAANNSDAACKEIKDKDLMGTQRLDAALSLFLLKEISADCLHKEAELSLWGDPVNSQAMAYFAKFLLSEGADRVDYLKKVCEERTSTGCVLAQYLDHPEDVQLSDASEKLWVTQVLEADQRYNQRDYEGSLELIEDLQSVTALRQAMDKKYVRSIWALQKSMGQKKGGRVPASVNGGKLWIEDFKEKYGVQ; encoded by the coding sequence ATGCTATTTCCAGATCTATCGGCTCCAGAAATCAATAATTCCAAACAGTTCAAGCAAGAGCCGGCGATCGCATTTGTTATGGATCGTTTCCTTGCCCTCGTTCTGGATTTTTTGATCTTTTCACCAGTCATCAGTCTTTTGGTGTCGGGCCTGGTTCGTCAGGCAAAAACATTCTTTTTGCTGAACTCCCGTTCCGAAGAGGGGATTGTGGCGGCGTTGATGATCCTGGCGGTGTCTGCCGTAGCAGTGGTTTTGTTGCAAGCAGCCTTTCTTTATTTAATTCAGGCGACACCTGGACAGTTCTTTTTGCAAATGCGAGTGGTGTCGTATCCACAACAGCAAACACGCCTGACATTTTCTCAGTGCCTAGTGCGCTCTGTAATGTGGTGTGCTTCCTTTGCGATGTTCGCGATTCCATTTTTAGGAATTATCGCTCATCCCTTACGTCGTGCTTTCCACGAAAAAGCTTCTGATACCATGGTGATCACCTTAAAAAGCAGACATGATCGCGGTCCAGCTCCGCATGAGCAGCGTTTGATCACATCATGGATGCAATTAAGTTTTGCTATGCTCGCCTTGGTTGGTTTTTTAGGTCTGATGAAGAGTTATCACGGATTGACAGCGGGTGAGTTTCAAGTGGCCGCTAACAACAGTGATGCCGCTTGCAAAGAAATCAAAGATAAAGATTTGATGGGGACTCAACGCCTGGATGCTGCTTTGTCTTTGTTTTTGCTGAAAGAGATTTCCGCTGATTGCTTGCACAAAGAAGCTGAACTGTCCTTGTGGGGAGATCCGGTGAACTCGCAGGCGATGGCGTACTTTGCCAAGTTCTTGCTGAGTGAAGGAGCGGATCGTGTGGATTACCTTAAGAAAGTCTGTGAAGAAAGAACCTCCACGGGCTGCGTGCTGGCGCAATATCTGGATCATCCCGAAGACGTGCAACTGAGTGATGCCTCTGAAAAACTTTGGGTCACTCAGGTTTTAGAAGCGGATCAGCGCTACAATCAACGCGATTACGAGGGCAGTCTTGAATTGATCGAGGATCTGCAATCTGTAACTGCTTTAAGACAGGCCATGGATAAAAAATATGTCCGTTCGATCTGGGCTTTGCAAAAGTCCATGGGGCAGAAAAAGGGCGGCCGTGTTC
- a CDS encoding S41 family peptidase: MLNRIAAVFLTLGFAYAAFQLTMNQSFVNPYPVVCDLVLDKIYLPNKEISQWHRQCMQRSQMVTPYTKKNLILRDINNTLSTLQVSHLEIYDAPEVRGIWKGEVKETGLSGEFVDSELVVFKVFPQSPAERLGFKKGDVIVTINGEQPSSWAMESEAGDYQVHRGNDEFTLKLHPGVVKRDENMQITKVSDKMALLEVPSFRAEFFKDEKIKPIADELKKYRSVVIDLRNNAGGNFVAGLRFLSMFICEPTLVGRLEKPKSNLGKAEMPDILNDEKQLEILEKSREVNLRTFRSPNCYTGSLKVLVDGRTSSVAEMVGQALKEYKGAPLRGAPSRGQLLVGVWYPMDELAPGVQISIPEALYISGKGHRIEGHGVQLDKVLYYNLPQMQAGIDSWVKSYQD; encoded by the coding sequence ATGTTAAATAGAATCGCCGCCGTATTTTTAACTCTGGGATTTGCTTACGCAGCTTTCCAGCTGACGATGAATCAATCGTTTGTGAATCCGTATCCTGTGGTGTGCGACTTGGTTCTGGATAAAATTTATCTCCCGAACAAGGAGATTTCCCAGTGGCATCGACAATGTATGCAACGCAGTCAGATGGTCACTCCTTACACCAAAAAGAATCTTATTCTTCGTGATATCAATAATACGCTGAGCACCCTGCAGGTCTCTCACTTGGAAATCTATGATGCCCCGGAAGTTCGCGGTATCTGGAAAGGTGAAGTCAAAGAGACGGGGCTCAGTGGAGAGTTCGTGGATAGCGAACTTGTTGTTTTTAAAGTTTTCCCCCAGTCGCCAGCTGAGAGATTGGGTTTTAAAAAAGGTGATGTCATTGTCACCATCAATGGAGAACAACCAAGTTCTTGGGCGATGGAGTCCGAAGCGGGCGACTATCAGGTTCACCGTGGCAATGATGAATTCACATTGAAACTTCATCCTGGAGTCGTGAAGCGTGACGAGAACATGCAGATCACCAAGGTCTCAGATAAGATGGCACTTTTAGAAGTTCCATCTTTCCGCGCGGAGTTTTTCAAAGATGAAAAAATAAAACCGATCGCCGATGAACTTAAAAAGTATCGCTCGGTGGTCATCGACTTAAGAAACAACGCCGGCGGTAATTTTGTGGCAGGCTTAAGATTTTTGTCGATGTTTATCTGTGAACCCACTCTGGTGGGAAGGCTCGAAAAACCGAAGTCGAATTTAGGCAAAGCCGAGATGCCGGATATTTTGAATGACGAAAAACAGCTTGAGATTTTAGAGAAAAGCCGTGAAGTAAACTTAAGAACATTCCGCTCGCCAAATTGTTATACCGGTAGTTTGAAAGTCTTAGTGGACGGCAGAACGTCATCGGTTGCGGAGATGGTGGGCCAAGCACTTAAAGAGTACAAAGGGGCACCACTTCGCGGGGCTCCTTCGCGCGGTCAACTTTTGGTGGGCGTGTGGTATCCAATGGATGAATTGGCGCCTGGAGTGCAGATTTCTATTCCGGAAGCGCTGTACATCAGTGGTAAAGGTCATCGTATCGAAGGGCATGGTGTGCAGTTAGATAAAGTACTCTATTATAATCTGCCGCAAATGCAGGCTGGCATTGATTCCTGGGTAAAATCTTACCAGGACTAG
- a CDS encoding pirin family protein: MSVTENSILMEIPPRLLSLGGGSEVHRMIPYAKKRMVGPFIFFDYFPATEFAPQQGIHVRPHPHIGLSTLSYLLEGQVLHHDSLGNKQLLNPGDVNWMTAGEGISHSETTPAHLKDIPHRLHLLQFWVALPLAEEDRKPSFNHHPKSTIPRFKVKDADVLMIAGAALDHASPVEVFSDLFFMDVHLKKDKEFYFNPKGDELAFYILKGSLKVGEKVIPPDDFVVLNQGSALHVFAAEDCQFIVLGGTPLPEPRHIYWNFVSSSKEKIEVAKAKWASLEFPQVPGEPDIIPLPET; encoded by the coding sequence ATGAGCGTCACTGAAAACAGCATTCTAATGGAGATTCCTCCGCGTCTACTTTCATTGGGTGGCGGTTCTGAAGTGCATCGCATGATTCCCTACGCTAAGAAGCGCATGGTCGGACCGTTTATCTTTTTCGATTATTTTCCCGCAACAGAATTCGCTCCCCAGCAGGGAATTCACGTGCGTCCTCATCCCCACATTGGGCTTTCAACATTGAGTTATCTTTTAGAGGGACAAGTTCTGCACCACGATAGCCTCGGGAACAAACAATTACTCAATCCCGGAGATGTGAATTGGATGACAGCGGGGGAAGGAATATCCCATTCCGAAACCACGCCGGCTCATTTGAAAGACATTCCTCACCGTTTGCACTTGCTGCAATTTTGGGTGGCACTGCCACTGGCTGAAGAAGATCGCAAGCCAAGCTTCAACCATCATCCCAAATCCACCATCCCCCGCTTTAAAGTGAAAGATGCGGATGTCCTGATGATTGCTGGCGCAGCTTTGGACCACGCCTCCCCCGTCGAAGTTTTTTCAGATCTGTTCTTCATGGATGTTCACTTGAAAAAGGACAAAGAATTTTACTTTAATCCAAAGGGTGACGAACTGGCGTTTTATATTTTGAAAGGCAGCCTTAAAGTCGGCGAAAAGGTCATTCCGCCGGATGATTTTGTGGTCTTAAACCAGGGCTCGGCCTTACATGTGTTTGCTGCCGAAGATTGTCAGTTTATTGTTTTGGGAGGCACCCCCCTCCCAGAGCCTCGCCATATTTATTGGAATTTTGTTTCCTCCTCCAAAGAGAAGATCGAAGTCGCCAAAGCGAAATGGGCAAGCTTAGAATTTCCTCAGGTCCCAGGCGAGCCCGACATCATTCCTCTGCCCGAAACATAG
- a CDS encoding DUF4097 domain-containing protein, with product MNKILIIAACLVAQGVHAADSRDFDANGLTKVSVENYNGEVTINAADGSKSIVTITKNTMPDMCKVNAERSGTKLSIEVKRKGKADCQVDMDIKVPKMVKLDLEVGTGKVSIKGTQGHLSFKMGAGSFIADGSFDSVEGKTGAATTEIKGITGDTEFKTGSGNVTLQYSSLPQKGKLEFKNGSGNSTLLLPKGSQINAKLTAYTGHMENEFGSNKDAKFSVEAKSGSGDLKVKSY from the coding sequence ATGAACAAGATTTTGATTATCGCCGCGTGCCTGGTGGCTCAAGGCGTGCACGCCGCAGACTCGCGTGATTTCGATGCCAATGGACTGACGAAGGTTTCCGTTGAAAACTACAATGGTGAAGTGACCATCAACGCTGCCGACGGTTCAAAATCCATCGTGACAATCACGAAAAACACAATGCCTGACATGTGCAAAGTAAACGCTGAACGCTCAGGTACAAAACTATCCATCGAAGTAAAACGCAAGGGCAAAGCTGATTGCCAAGTCGATATGGATATCAAAGTTCCTAAAATGGTAAAATTGGATTTGGAAGTTGGGACCGGAAAAGTTTCCATCAAAGGCACTCAAGGACACCTGAGCTTTAAAATGGGTGCAGGTTCCTTTATAGCGGATGGCAGCTTTGACAGTGTTGAAGGAAAAACTGGAGCTGCTACGACTGAAATCAAAGGCATCACGGGAGACACTGAATTTAAAACTGGTAGCGGCAATGTGACCTTGCAATATTCATCCTTGCCACAAAAAGGAAAATTGGAATTCAAAAATGGCAGTGGAAATTCCACGCTCCTTCTTCCTAAGGGCAGTCAGATCAATGCAAAATTAACTGCATACACAGGTCACATGGAAAACGAATTCGGCTCCAACAAAGATGCTAAATTTTCTGTTGAAGCGAAATCCGGTTCTGGGGATTTAAAAGTAAAATCGTACTAA
- a CDS encoding trypsin-like serine protease — protein MRSLSLIIALILTAACSRQAPHLYSSGDINSQDSIIGGEAVKSTDFARSATVAVYTTGRRGLEFLCTGTLISKNLVVTAAHCMQSVYTIVYVSFGDELPKSSLSMTRVEEYISHPDYGNVQKPGEDAELYWTTEHDIALLKLSTNAPMGYTPVAIHADTDKIPPQSKLLLAGFGTTNDEKGTAALSMNQVEVTLDSLVDDYLVIDQSQYKGACFGDSGGPAYLQTAQGWVVVGATHAARPGYFDCHHKSDYTSLSKYSAFIQSMAAELRAEAPVFLMPVEALKRPVRPPIAIQ, from the coding sequence TTGAGATCATTGTCGTTAATTATAGCGTTGATCCTGACAGCAGCTTGTTCCAGACAAGCTCCGCATCTCTATTCCTCTGGAGACATCAACTCTCAAGATTCCATTATCGGCGGCGAAGCTGTGAAATCCACGGACTTCGCTCGATCGGCAACCGTTGCCGTGTATACGACGGGCCGTCGTGGTTTAGAATTTCTCTGCACAGGCACTTTGATTTCTAAAAATCTGGTGGTGACCGCTGCGCACTGTATGCAGTCGGTTTATACAATTGTGTATGTGAGCTTCGGAGACGAACTTCCTAAATCCAGTTTGTCGATGACTCGGGTGGAAGAATATATTTCTCATCCAGATTATGGGAATGTTCAAAAGCCCGGAGAAGACGCGGAACTTTATTGGACAACGGAACACGATATTGCTCTTCTAAAATTAAGTACTAATGCACCGATGGGCTATACTCCCGTCGCGATTCATGCGGATACCGATAAAATCCCTCCGCAAAGTAAATTGTTATTGGCAGGTTTTGGAACGACCAATGACGAAAAGGGCACTGCAGCTCTTTCAATGAATCAAGTCGAAGTGACTTTGGATTCTTTGGTGGATGATTATCTGGTGATCGATCAGTCTCAGTACAAGGGTGCTTGCTTCGGTGATTCCGGTGGCCCTGCGTATTTGCAAACGGCGCAAGGGTGGGTGGTTGTCGGAGCGACTCATGCGGCACGCCCGGGCTATTTTGATTGCCATCACAAGAGTGATTACACGAGTCTTTCTAAATACAGCGCCTTTATTCAGAGCATGGCTGCTGAATTAAGGGCTGAAGCCCCAGTATTTTTAATGCCTGTTGAGGCGTTAAAACGTCCAGTGCGTCCGCCTATCGCGATCCAGTAA
- a CDS encoding trypsin-like serine protease has translation MKKLVLIPLLALAACTKNNPEVANVGEAKKAGIINGYDVSANEAYAASTVGLVAQTRDGSIAAYCTGTLISNDLVVTAAHCADVFERAPTKILFGATLPSDWNDSRLVEIEEAISHRDFGMNERTQRTINDVAVVKLLGGAPQGYTPVPIWDDGHALKPGHAMTLVGWGRMSETKTIKTTVLQKTEVEFVQIRDLDIVVNQTRGTGACNGDSGGPAYLETSMGLILAGATRGPETGYVDCHSYGNYTLLVNYKDFLNYAAETMQGEYPQFVSP, from the coding sequence ATGAAAAAACTAGTTTTGATTCCGCTGCTGGCACTGGCTGCCTGCACAAAGAATAATCCCGAAGTAGCAAATGTCGGTGAGGCGAAAAAAGCCGGCATTATCAATGGCTATGATGTTTCTGCAAATGAAGCTTATGCCGCGTCTACAGTAGGTTTGGTTGCGCAAACGCGTGATGGTTCGATTGCGGCTTATTGCACGGGCACATTGATTTCCAACGATCTGGTTGTAACGGCGGCTCACTGTGCTGACGTATTTGAAAGAGCACCGACGAAAATTCTGTTTGGTGCGACTCTTCCTTCGGATTGGAACGATTCACGTTTAGTGGAAATTGAAGAAGCCATCAGTCACCGTGATTTCGGTATGAATGAGCGCACTCAGCGCACGATCAATGACGTTGCCGTGGTGAAATTGTTAGGCGGCGCTCCTCAAGGTTACACTCCGGTTCCTATCTGGGATGATGGACATGCTTTGAAGCCAGGTCATGCCATGACTTTGGTTGGCTGGGGACGTATGTCTGAAACGAAAACTATCAAGACCACTGTTTTGCAAAAAACCGAGGTGGAGTTCGTGCAAATCCGTGACCTTGATATCGTCGTAAATCAAACCCGTGGAACTGGCGCATGTAACGGAGATTCTGGCGGTCCTGCTTATCTTGAAACTTCTATGGGCTTGATTTTAGCGGGAGCGACTCGTGGCCCTGAGACTGGATATGTTGATTGCCATAGCTACGGCAATTATACACTCCTTGTTAACTATAAAGACTTCTTGAATTATGCAGCGGAAACAATGCAAGGTGAGTATCCGCAATTCGTAAGCCCTTAG
- a CDS encoding DUF2062 domain-containing protein: MNCRFVVGIPVYNNPNTVVSVIERCLAECDFPVLIIDDGSDVPVENLFKRKYPDSHPRVSFVRHPQNQGKGVALQTGFRETLRRGFSHFIAIDADDQHDPKDMSLLVQSARENPWALIVGDRDMQVENVPGSSTFGKKFSNFWVRYQTDVGVADSQSGYRIYPLFFLQNMKFFCTRYDFEIEVLTRLIWRSVEIKNVKISVKYFPPEKRVSHFHKIKDNTRIAILNTVLTVAAMMREQTSPFRSSLAFAVGVFIGATPLYGLHTGIAGLFSFVFRLNFVYMWVGTNISLPPFIPFLVWASKAIGEGVIGKHDDSAAGFLTAWGLGSVVLGLGLGVIAFVAMYMLKTVGREKANTKGWSGKNKNATGIMIMRLMLKTLGLRFAYFFLNFVVFYYYLFARKTRLYFNEYWKVVRPQYSWWQRQRKIFAQLMVFAQTLVDRAIQRESQELIFGYELDESVQAFVRNVETSPNGLVAVASHVGGWELAMTFFAGLPSEKKMLAVMHGIPGQYTHQSSQSSKAEVVFFNLSENTILKVKDHLNEGHFVGMMGDRPVSRSLDLRLFFGKLAAFDTTPMRVALASQAEIYFVFAFKSEDLKYKVYTFKSDSVAHLPKDEQVGNLLTQYVLRLEEVMNQYPEQWFNFFNFFSDAPKIRS, translated from the coding sequence ATGAATTGCAGATTTGTTGTGGGGATTCCCGTTTACAATAATCCGAATACCGTGGTCAGCGTGATCGAGCGCTGTCTGGCGGAATGTGATTTTCCTGTTCTGATTATTGACGATGGCTCTGATGTTCCAGTGGAAAACCTTTTTAAAAGAAAATACCCTGACAGTCATCCCCGAGTCAGTTTCGTTCGTCATCCACAAAATCAAGGAAAGGGCGTCGCCCTCCAAACGGGGTTCAGAGAAACTCTTCGCCGTGGATTCTCGCACTTTATTGCGATTGATGCCGATGATCAGCACGATCCTAAGGATATGTCTTTGCTGGTGCAGTCAGCGCGCGAAAACCCGTGGGCTTTGATTGTCGGTGATCGCGACATGCAAGTGGAGAATGTGCCGGGATCCAGCACCTTCGGTAAGAAGTTTTCTAATTTTTGGGTGCGTTATCAAACCGATGTGGGGGTGGCTGACTCCCAAAGTGGTTACCGAATTTATCCACTGTTCTTTTTGCAGAACATGAAATTTTTCTGCACCAGATACGATTTTGAAATTGAAGTTCTGACTCGGCTGATTTGGCGAAGTGTCGAGATCAAAAATGTTAAGATTTCAGTGAAATATTTTCCTCCGGAAAAAAGAGTCAGCCATTTTCATAAAATCAAAGACAACACACGTATCGCGATCCTGAATACGGTGCTGACAGTCGCAGCGATGATGCGCGAACAGACTTCTCCTTTTCGCAGTTCATTGGCATTTGCCGTGGGTGTATTCATTGGTGCGACACCTTTGTATGGACTGCACACGGGGATTGCGGGGCTGTTCAGTTTCGTTTTCCGCTTGAACTTCGTTTACATGTGGGTTGGAACTAATATTTCGCTCCCCCCATTCATTCCATTCCTGGTTTGGGCTTCTAAGGCCATCGGTGAAGGTGTCATCGGTAAACATGATGACTCAGCTGCAGGATTTTTGACGGCTTGGGGACTGGGTTCCGTCGTTTTGGGATTGGGCCTAGGCGTGATCGCGTTCGTTGCCATGTACATGCTAAAAACGGTCGGGCGTGAGAAAGCAAATACCAAGGGGTGGTCTGGGAAGAATAAGAATGCGACCGGTATTATGATCATGCGCTTAATGCTAAAGACCCTGGGACTGCGCTTTGCTTATTTCTTTTTAAATTTTGTAGTTTTCTACTATTACCTTTTCGCTCGTAAAACCCGTTTGTATTTCAATGAGTATTGGAAAGTTGTGCGCCCCCAATACAGCTGGTGGCAGCGCCAAAGAAAGATTTTTGCGCAATTGATGGTTTTCGCTCAGACGTTGGTGGATCGTGCCATTCAGCGTGAAAGCCAGGAGCTTATCTTTGGGTATGAACTGGATGAAAGTGTTCAGGCCTTTGTGCGAAACGTTGAAACAAGTCCGAACGGACTGGTGGCAGTTGCGAGCCACGTCGGTGGGTGGGAACTTGCGATGACTTTCTTTGCAGGATTGCCTTCAGAAAAAAAGATGCTCGCCGTGATGCATGGAATTCCCGGACAGTACACTCATCAATCTTCTCAAAGCAGTAAGGCTGAAGTTGTATTTTTCAATCTTTCAGAAAACACGATTTTGAAGGTCAAAGATCATTTGAACGAGGGACACTTCGTCGGGATGATGGGGGACCGTCCGGTTAGTCGCAGTCTGGATTTGCGTTTATTCTTTGGCAAGCTGGCTGCTTTTGATACGACGCCCATGCGCGTAGCTTTAGCAAGTCAGGCCGAGATCTATTTTGTGTTTGCATTTAAGTCGGAAGATTTGAAGTACAAGGTTTATACATTTAAATCAGATTCTGTGGCGCATTTGCCAAAAGATGAGCAGGTTGGAAACCTGCTCACTCAATACGTGTTACGCCTGGAAGAAGTCATGAATCAGTACCCGGAACAATGGTTCAATTTCTTTAATTTCTTCTCGGACGCTCCAAAAATTCGTTCTTAG
- a CDS encoding AMP nucleosidase has product MKTKKEIVDNWLPRYTGVPLNEFGHYILLTNFGNYVKMFAEKFNVPVQGLDRPMQSATAENITILNFGMGSALAATCMDLLSAINPKAVLFLGKCGGLKKKNQLGDFILPIAAIRGEGTSNEYLPAEIPALPSFRMQRAVSSMIAKHNCDYWTGTVYTTNRRVWEHDEQFKEYLTKTRAMAVDMETATIFVTGFVNEIPRGALLLVSDNPMIPDGVKTEESDKKVTTNFVDKHLNIGIDALRELRDSGESVKHLRFD; this is encoded by the coding sequence ATGAAAACAAAAAAGGAAATTGTAGACAACTGGCTGCCTCGCTACACAGGCGTCCCTTTGAATGAGTTCGGCCACTATATTTTGCTTACGAACTTTGGCAATTACGTAAAAATGTTTGCAGAAAAATTCAATGTTCCGGTCCAAGGTTTGGATCGCCCAATGCAAAGTGCGACGGCGGAAAATATCACGATCCTTAATTTCGGCATGGGTTCGGCGCTGGCTGCTACTTGTATGGATCTTCTCTCTGCCATCAATCCTAAGGCCGTTTTGTTCTTGGGTAAATGCGGTGGTCTTAAAAAGAAAAATCAATTAGGTGACTTTATTTTGCCGATCGCTGCGATTCGCGGCGAGGGAACAAGTAATGAATACCTTCCTGCTGAAATCCCGGCTTTGCCATCTTTCCGTATGCAGCGTGCAGTTTCCTCGATGATTGCGAAACACAACTGCGATTATTGGACGGGCACAGTTTACACGACAAACCGTCGCGTTTGGGAACATGATGAGCAGTTCAAAGAGTACCTAACTAAAACCCGCGCGATGGCCGTGGATATGGAAACAGCGACGATCTTCGTGACCGGTTTTGTAAACGAAATCCCGCGTGGAGCTTTGTTGTTGGTATCTGATAACCCGATGATTCCTGACGGTGTAAAAACCGAGGAAAGCGACAAGAAAGTAACGACGAACTTCGTCGATAAACACTTGAACATCGGGATCGATGCTCTTCGTGAACTAAGAGATTCAGGCGAATCTGTTAAGCATTTACGCTTCGATTAG
- a CDS encoding lysophospholipid acyltransferase family protein codes for MPNTVSYRFHRIFWSIYFALTIGVIGILFGYVLTFAIYLVAALFTPWRWASDRIRYAGEYVQCLAIRFLLKIQPWLRCETNLHEIVGFYDRYKTRKIIFVANHRSNLDTFLLISYIPGLRGLAKHSLFYNIFFAPFMLVAGFIPVEKGSPNSLMVGLKLLRDRLLLRNRSVLIFPETTRCDKGFPSVNKFGSAFFSLAIESQALVVPLSIQGTDQVMGRGDLFIHPFQPVKINLLPAVDASQYRDAVHLRDSVWGQVKAAL; via the coding sequence ATGCCGAACACTGTCAGTTATAGGTTTCATAGAATATTCTGGTCAATTTATTTTGCCCTGACGATTGGCGTGATCGGTATCCTGTTCGGCTATGTGCTCACGTTTGCAATTTATCTTGTGGCGGCATTGTTCACCCCTTGGCGATGGGCTTCGGATCGGATTCGCTATGCAGGCGAATACGTACAGTGTTTGGCGATTCGCTTTTTGCTTAAGATTCAGCCGTGGCTTCGTTGCGAAACCAACTTGCACGAAATTGTCGGTTTTTATGATCGCTATAAGACTCGCAAAATTATCTTCGTCGCAAATCATCGCTCCAACCTGGATACTTTTTTGTTGATCTCTTACATACCTGGGCTGCGTGGTCTTGCGAAACATTCCCTTTTTTATAATATCTTCTTTGCGCCCTTCATGCTGGTGGCTGGATTTATCCCAGTTGAAAAGGGCAGCCCGAACTCCTTGATGGTGGGATTAAAGCTTTTGCGTGATCGCTTGTTGCTGCGCAATCGTTCGGTGCTTATATTTCCCGAGACCACTCGTTGTGATAAAGGATTCCCTTCGGTGAACAAGTTTGGTTCCGCATTTTTTTCTTTGGCTATTGAAAGTCAGGCGCTGGTGGTGCCTCTTTCCATTCAAGGCACGGACCAGGTGATGGGGCGCGGGGATTTATTTATTCATCCTTTTCAACCGGTCAAAATCAATTTGCTTCCCGCTGTGGATGCGAGCCAATACCGTGATGCTGTTCACCTGCGTGACAGTGTTTGGGGCCAGGTAAAGGCGGCATTGTAG
- a CDS encoding helix-turn-helix domain-containing protein, which translates to MSRTVMIVVSDNQETVENAKKYWEQHDVTVQAYSSAQWREGLDNAFFRQQLSAGVPALISGNSPVTTDNSGHGNLIQFPTPTAASTNVQKMEEMEAHAIENAIAQYKGNLTEAAKALGIGRATLYRKVKQYHIDPSAARKKKTVVAA; encoded by the coding sequence ATGTCACGCACAGTAATGATCGTGGTGAGCGATAACCAGGAAACCGTAGAAAACGCAAAGAAGTACTGGGAGCAGCACGATGTGACAGTTCAGGCTTATTCTTCAGCTCAATGGAGAGAAGGTCTTGATAATGCATTTTTCAGACAACAGCTTTCAGCTGGTGTTCCGGCTTTGATCTCTGGCAACAGTCCAGTGACTACTGATAACTCAGGTCACGGTAATTTGATCCAGTTCCCAACGCCAACTGCAGCATCTACTAACGTTCAAAAGATGGAAGAGATGGAAGCACACGCAATTGAGAACGCTATCGCTCAATACAAAGGCAACCTGACTGAAGCTGCTAAAGCTTTGGGTATCGGTCGCGCGACTTTGTATCGCAAAGTTAAGCAATATCACATTGACCCTTCTGCAGCTCGCAAGAAAAAAACAGTGGTTGCCGCTTAA